The genomic stretch AAACTAGCacgtattttattaaatgtcaggGATCCAAAAAAGATAAACTACTTGGGAGTTTGTCGGCAGGCCTCTACTTTACCAAATAAACCAAGCAGGTAAGAATGAACTGCATTGCTGTCTTCAGAACCTTACACTGAGCAGAGACACGTGCTGGCACCCATCCCTGGAGGATGCGACTAGCAAGGGTACAATATTACAACATCAGTATGTTCTGGAGTAGTGCTGGGACGCAGTCAGCTTCCTCCTGTGTTCAATTGGTTTGCTTATTATAAATATCCCTCCTTGCGGAACTGCTCCTGTAGAATCTCTCGGTACTCGTCGAAGCCGCCATCGATTCTCCGGACCGTCCCGTTCTCGCAGACCCACAATTCCTTGCACACCATGCGGATGAGCCGTTCGTCGTGGGAAACCAGCACGACCCCCCCCTAGCGGAGACGAGGAGAAAACGTGAGCGGTGAGAGCACTAACTCAGATTGTAGGCTGAGATTTGGACTGCTTAATGAGAGAGAAAATAAGCCATCCTTTCCTAAGCAAGAAATCTCTTCCATCAATATAATATTACTATATCCCCTACAGTCCCAAtacacaaaacattacaaatatagcCTAATAAACGAATAATTCTAAACTACATTTCAACATTATACACAACTCAATTTGTACGACATATCCACATGTAAGACATTCCCCAAAAAGAATAGGGCATttttacagtaataatattactaatgctaatactactacaactactaataGATTTTCTTTTAATAGGTTACAACCAGAGAATAAATTACAGCAGGAAACAATTGGATTTTGTACCTTAAACTTATTCAGGGCTTTCGCCAGGGCCTCGATTGTCTCCATGTCCAGGTGGTTCGTCGGCTCATCGAGAATGTAGAAGTTGgggctgaaataaatcatgaGCAGGTGAGACTACTGTGCAGACGCAGAGCTGTCTGCGCAGCTCAGAGCAAAGCACACCCTAGCATGCTTCAACCAGGCTTGTATATAGAGAGAAGCTCAGGACGGAAATTCTTACAAAAAATAGTTCACATTTGGATAGTCTGTCATGAATGAAGAACAAGTGACCTCACAAATTCTATTGTTACATGTATTGCATCAACATTCACATACTAATATGTTTAGGTTGTTTCCTTTGGCTCCCAAAGCATCCAGTCCCATTTCCTTCTACTAAACCTGTGCAGTCTGAATCCTCTTCGTGGATGGTTCTACTTTAAGTGACgaacagtgacttcaattgaagtgatttgttgccactgtgagaagcttgttttaacagaatactgcaaaCTGAAATCCTGATCAATGACAATTtgcaactgattttaaaaaggaaatgaaattgaaaaacaggaactgaccccaaccctggtTCCAGTTCCTATTCTGGTACTGTCGGTTTCATATGAAACCTGTCCACTACTGTACTGAGCCGGGCTGTACGCGAATCAACAAGGCGATGATGAGACAGCAGTGTGGGTTACCATGGCATGGTCATCTGTGCAAAGGCGACCCTGCTCTTCTGCCCCCCGGACAGGCTGGCAACGGGGCGCACAGCAAGCTCCCCTGTGATCCCGTACCCTCCCAGCTGGTGCCTGTACTCCTCCTCGGTCCGGCCTGGGAACAGGGACAGTTACTCACACTTAATCTGCATGCACAGTTTATATGATGCACAAGTTTTATACCACAGGATTATTGTGGTATTCTTTATGTTATTACTTGGTGAACATGCATTGTTTGGTGGACTCCTACATATCGGGGGGGGGAGGTACTATGATGATGTCGGGGGGGGAAGGTAGGgaggtggagggggagggggaggggagagggtagGGTATGGCACTTTGACAGACATATATCTCGTTCGTGTGTGTCGTTATGAGGTCGTGTCCCTGGGACACACGTTATAGAGCAAGCACACAATCACTACTCCAGCACAGAACCCTGTGTGCAATCccctccatccctccctgcagtccagggctgtgtgcaatcccctccctccgtcccttcagtccagggctgtgtgcaatcccctccctccctccctgcagtcCTGGGCTGTGTGCaatcccctccctccctccctgcagtcCTGGACTGTGTGCAatcccctccctccgtccctgcAGTCCTGGGCTGTGTGCAATCCCCTCAGTCTGTCCCTCCCCTTCCTCCgtccctgcagtccagggctgtgtgcaatcccctccgtccctccctgcagtccagggctgtGTGCAATCTCCTCCGTCcctccctgcagtccagggctgtgtgcaatcccctccctctctccctgcagtccagggctgtgtgcaatcccctccctctctccctgcagtccagggctgtgtgcaatcccctccctctctccctgcagtccagggctgtgtgcaatcccctccctctctccctgcagtccagggctgtgtgcaatcccctccctctctccctgcagtCCAGAGCTGTGTGcaatcccctccctctctccctgcagtccagggctgtgtgcaatcccctccctctctccctgcagtccagggctgtGTGCAATCCCCTCAGTCTgtccctgcagtccagggctgtgtgcaatcccctccctctctccctgcagtccagggctgtgtgcaatcccctccctctctccctgcagtccagggctgtGTGCAATCCCCTCAGTctgtccctccctccccctccctccctccctccctgcagtccagggctgtgtgcaatcccctccctctctccctgcagtccagggctgtGTGCAATCCCCTCAGTCTgtccctgcagtccagggctgtgtgcaatcccctccctctctccctgcagtccagggctgtgtgcaatcccctccctctctccctgcagtccagggctgtgtgcaatcccctccctctgtccctgcagtccagggctgtgtgcaatcccctccctctctccctgcagtccagggctgtgtgcaatcccctccctctctccctgcagtccagggctgtgtgcaatcccctccctccgtccctgcagtccagggctgtgtgcaatcccctccctctctccctgcagtccagggctgtgtgcaatcccctccctctctccctgcagtccagggctgtgtgcaatcccctccctctctccctgcagtccagggctgtgtgcaatcccctccctctgtccctgcagtccagggctgtgtgcaatcccctccctctctccctgcagtccagggctgtgtgcaatcccctccctctctccctgcagtccagggctgtGTGCAATCCCCTCCCTACCTGGGAACTTGTTTAACAGCAGCTCCACAGAGTTCACGTTCAGGTCCAGCTGATCAACGTGGTGCTGGCTGAAATAACCAATCTTCAGATTCCTGGAAAATCCAAACAAGAACAGGAAAGAaaacaagaagaacaagaaggTAAAGAACAAGAAGAATAAGAACAGAACAACAAAAGGAGGAGAATGAGAAGGAGAAGAAGGTGGTTATTAGAATACTTTAGCAGTGTATAGAAGTGATGTGCCACTGGAAGTGCTGGCCGTTCCTCAGAACATCCTGTACAGCcctatagaacacacacacacgccacaaTGAACCCTCACCTGTGTCCCTGTCGTATTCCACTGACTGGACTCAGCTCCCCCATGAGCAGTTTCAACATCGTGGATTTCCCAGCACCATTCTCACccacctgcacagagagagagagagggagaaccAACACTCAGTGTGAGACAATGTGTCAGCGCAAGATAGAAAGAATCCCCCAATACAATATAAAGCATGTGCAGATGAAATAAAGAAGGCTATCTTCTCTATCTGCACTGCAGAGCGCTAAAGAGGACTTTAGTAGGCAGGCAATAGGCTAATGAAGAAAACGCCATTGGGCTTTTGCGAGGCAATGCGACAGGGACAGGGAACACTTACGATGCAGATTCTGGACTCCAGGTCGGCAGAGACACACAGATTCTTGAATATGTGCCGATCTGGGGAGTAATAAAACTCCACCTCATCAAGCTGCAGCACTGGGGGGGACAGCTTCTCAAAGTTATCAGGAAATCTGGAAAGACAAaacgcacacagacacagtgcattTACAACAGCAGCATGGAGTAAAACATCCTGCTGCACAGCGCCAACCAGAGTACAGGAGGGCCAGCCTGCGAACACTGctactacacacacacaggtttttttcataattgacaatgttttacgtcgcatacgtttctgtaaatacttgaaaatgaaacacgttgcaatatacaaaacaaaacacaaggagtatcaaagaaatgttcaagaaaattgaaaattgtctctaaatcttggattcctcaaaatagccaccctttgccttaataacagcctcacaaacacgaggcattcggttaacaagtttcaacaggaaatcacccgacatgtcttcccagctcttctgcagcaattcccagagatgtagggcacttctgggtagctttgctttgactcttctgtccagttcatcccatacacgttgtatgggattgaggtctggagactgggcaggccaggtcattagattgagttgtccttcacttttcttcttcgccagatagttcttgcacaactttgaggtgtgtttctggtcattatcttgctgaagaatgaaggactgcccaactagccataatcctgatggaatggcatgcctctgaagtatgctatgatatccatgctggttgagcttgccatggacttggtaaagatcaccaactctatcaccagcaaagcaaccccagaccatgacactgcctcctccatgcttgacagtgggaaccacacatgcagaactcatgcactcaccctctatgtgtcttacaaatactcggcggttggacccaaatatttcaaattttgactcataggtccataagaccgacttccactcctcaactgtccagtttgtgttttttggccagttaggccagcttcacgcaatctcctctaaacagttgatgctgaaacatctgtacttctagtagcatttagctgagcttgtatttcaggggctgTTAATCACCTGTGTCACAGACTTGACTCAAATTAACtagttctctgattctgaggtcacccttggcctgcctgacctggttcagtcctcatgagtgccagtttcttcaaatcgtttgatggtcttggccacagcagttacagacacttgcaaagttcttgcgatttgtcttaaagattgaccttcatttcttaaagtaattagactttcttttttctttgcttaactaagcgtgttttgccattttctgctgatgctacctatatttatagtaatcatggaccctcacctgttaacaataattggtgacaaaaggttaattaggtaacatgctagttaactcagagaacatctaacaaagacacttttatataatttcctacaaatttctagaatattttttttatttggaagttGTCAagcaggatgtgtagataaatggaaaaaaaatacttttaatgcgttttaattccaggctataaggcaacaaaaggtgaacatttaaGGGGGTGTTGACATATAGTTGACATTTTGGCCAGTGCCCTGCCTTGATCAGTGTATTGTAAAGAAACAAGACCGTTCTCAGGATAGCCAGTACAGTTGCCTTCCaatatggaataaacaaaaaGCCATACTAAAATCAAACAGTTTagaatgtaaatgtaatttaacacGCACAGTGATTAGGAGGGCTCACTACAGACAGCTGGTattactaaacaaatacaaaaataacaaagcaagcTGGTACCGTAAAACAGCTTCTGTTTCCTTTTCCACAGGTTTCAATTCAGGTctgagggagggggagagaaaaagcagtggaagggttaaatAACAGTTTAGAAGATGAAACATCCCTGACATCATTTAGATATAATATTAGCTGGACACCCCCACTCTGACACCCCACACCAGGTTGGTATACAGTACACTGTGCACCTGCCTCTATACCCAGCGCTCGTACTGACAAGCTCATTGGGAACTATCAGGAACACATGCCCCCTCCCAGATCTTTAAACGTGTTTAGTACCAGTAACAGGGTCTAGttgcatacaaaaaatacaggGTTAATGTCCACTGACAAGCACTCTCTACACAATGAATGTCATGTATTATTGAGGCAGAActtctgttgaaagggttaaaccAGCTGATCCCTGCAACAGAAACTAGGTCAGACCCACTCACAGTTTCTCCAGCAGCTTCAGCTTGCTCTGCACTTGGGCGGCCCGGTTTGCATTGTATCGGAACCTGTCTATAAacacctggagagagagagagagaggagaggagtcaGACAGCACACACCTAATGAGACGTATCAGACAGACTGAGCGCTATGCAGATTAGACTTCAGCACAATACAAAGTCCTCCAGCACATATGAGCTGGGGTCTTGAGCGGCTGGTTTCATGTGCACTGGGAAGCAGTGTACACTTAATGAACATTTAGGTCCTGGTTGAAACACATGATCTAGACTTGACTGTGGTGCCTAGATTACAGCGAACCATTGTTACTGCTATAGTACACCAATGTGTCCAAAGCATTCAGCCCATTTATCTAATTGAAAGACTTGCTGCAGGAAGCTCTGAATTCAAAACCTTATTGTGTGATCAGAGCTGCTGAAATGAGAACAGGAATCCCTGTTTGTAAGGTGTGTGGCTCTTCTAAAAGGGCAGGAAGTGGCTGTGCCTCAGCCCAGCTCCCACCTGGATGTGGTCCCTGTACTGCTTCTGCGCCTCGTACTCGCGCAGCTGACTTTTCTGCCGGTCCTCCTTGGTCTTCACGAAGTTCTCATAGTCCCCGCGGTACGTGTCCAGCCGCTGCGAGTGCAGGTGGATGATGTCCGTCGCCACGGCGTTCAAGAAATTCCGGTCGTGGGACACCACGAGGATCGTGGATTGCCACGTCTGGGAAGCAACAGGAGCGGAGATTTCATTAATTTAACATTGTGGACCTACTCCTTCCTATGGGCTACAATGAATTTACAGACTCCTTGGGCCCTATTTTGAATCAAGGGTAAAAAcagaggaataaaaaaatattaaataaataaatacctgggTCCAGTTTCACAAGCACTGCTAGCATGTAACAGGCTGCTAGCTAGTAAACTATCTAGCAAACATTTACCTGCTTATCTTTTATCATTTAGATACAACAATAGCATTTAGTGGAAATACACTGAGCAAGTCTACATGATTAAAGcagaaatgtgttctttttttgtttcatgaaaGTGAATTTTATTTAGCAGACTGGTACCTAAAACTGCTTTGTAAAACTAGCCCCCGATTCCCAGTAGTAGTGTGTGTTTGGGTGGGGTGAAATCAGCACTCGGGTGAGACCGACATCTCTGCTTTACATAAACCAGGACCTTGTATGTGTGGCAGGTAGCATGGTGGTGGTTCTACTGGCTGTGAGAAGTCATTAGCACTCAGCAAGGCTACAGCAGGTGGATGGTTTTGTTGGGAGCTCCCATCCAGATTCATGTACAGCTCTGACTCTGGTTTGCATCATGCAGTTCATACCTGCAGGTAGTTCTCCAGCCACAGAATGGCCTTGACATCCAACATGTTTGTCGGCTCTGTAAGAGGAAATAAAGAACAGGCATGTTGAAGAAAACAAGGTCACACTCccaaaagagattaaaaaaaaaacaagcagccaTGAGAATCGGCAGCAGTGTATTTACTTACCATCAAGTAACAGAAGATCAGGCCTAGAAAATAAACAGAAGGCAAAGGGATTACATTAGAAAAATACTGAAACTCTCGAAACACTTGTGCAAAAACAGCAGAACACAAACCATGCAAAAGCCTATCTATTGTTTAAGTTTCTTATTGTAGAATTTGTTCACTCACGCCAGGATAGCCCAATATCTCACTACTGGGTACTTCCTGGgggttttgcagtttttttttcttaagttggACTGGGGAAGTGATCTGGGCTCCTCATATAGAATTACTTCAGCTGGAATAACAGCTAGAGCTCTGATGGAAATCTGAGAGTAATTTAGAAAGAGGGCAAAGCAAGGATAGGCAGCTTCAAGGACAAGAAAGCTGTCCACCTATTCAATCATGAACTCAGAGGCAAGACTAAGTGAAGTGGACAAGCGCTTTGAGTGTCTGGCATGGTCGGCTTGACTCTGCTTCTTACAGATTAACCTTGAAAGGGCTGTCGCTGGAGACAACTAGAGATGCGCGCAtgcgtgcgcacacacacacacacaaacacgacGACAAGGGCCTCTTACTTTGCAAATAGCGCTCTGGCTAATGCCAGCCTCATTCTCCAGCCTCCAGAGAACtccctgaagaaaaacaaaactcattaTCATTCTAATATTTCCAAGACCTGCACACTGAACCTTTATCATTGACTTTAAATTTTCCCACATTAGATTTGAACAAAGGCGCATGTTCATCGCGTTACCCATCAGATACGTACTTGGTGGTCTGTTGCTGCATCTTAGCAGAGAAACCCAACCCAGCCAGGATCACAGATGCTCTGAGACAGGGATAAAGAAAGGAGATCATTAGATAGACAGCCGGCACGTCTTTTCATTCCAGTGATCCTTCAGCCCTCAGCCCACCCGGGGTGCAAATGTCATTTCAATTGCTCTTCACCCTCGGACATGAAGCAGGCTTCTGGTATTGGGTGGAGAATAACATACTGCATGCTGTAAGAATAGCAATGATGAAACACACATTCAGGTATATACAGCACACGTGGAGGAGGCACTATTGTATTTACTGAGGATTCTCGTGACTGCTCTGTGACTGGCTAACCAGGTATTGGTGATGTCTAAATACCCAGGTGCCTGTGGCTCTCCCATCTCTGTAGCAGAATCTATTGATGTTGCCATCAATACATGTTCCCATCCAAACATagtttaattcaaataaaactacAATGAGAAGGAATTGATTGTAATAAGCACATTTACTActgataaacattttaaaagagttttGTACACTTTTTAATTCAGTGGCAGAAGAAACTAAAAGTGCGGAGCTGTACCTTGCTGGTGCTTTGTCAGCTTCAATCTCTTCGAGCTTGGCGTAGACCTCTGTCAGCTTCGCACTCTCCATCCCGTCCGCTCTGAAACAGCATCATGTGTTAACACTCTATACTCAATAACATATGTGCGTGTGTCACCTCTTTACTTACAGCTGTGTGTGCACCACTCTATACTaggtgtctgtctctgtgctcaCTGTCAATTGTCTTTCCGTTATGTGTCTCTGTGCTCGCTGTCAGTTGTCTGTCTGTGCT from Polyodon spathula isolate WHYD16114869_AA chromosome 11, ASM1765450v1, whole genome shotgun sequence encodes the following:
- the LOC121323332 gene encoding ATP-binding cassette sub-family F member 3-like, with translation MATYVEILRSEFPEIDSEVFDYITGVLDCGGADFVDGEEVFEAIGGVLQEVSADSKNEDDIRDICQQMFNTLKLNDCNSAKQQVLLDAPVQLSALSSAKDCGTASNDIQGIWMIKRGQNSKAVDAKRLEKAEAKLKAKHERRTEKDSQKVTVPLVLEEASASQASNKKDTRIETSGKNKTYDIRIENFDVSYGERSLLQGAEVTLSYGRRFGLVGRNGLGKTTLLKMMASRSLRVPTHISILHVEQEVAGDETPALQSVLESDSVREGLLREERELNRRISSGQADGMESAKLTEVYAKLEEIEADKAPARASVILAGLGFSAKMQQQTTKEFSGGWRMRLALARALFAKPDLLLLDEPTNMLDVKAILWLENYLQTWQSTILVVSHDRNFLNAVATDIIHLHSQRLDTYRGDYENFVKTKEDRQKSQLREYEAQKQYRDHIQVFIDRFRYNANRAAQVQSKLKLLEKLPELKPVEKETEAVLRFPDNFEKLSPPVLQLDEVEFYYSPDRHIFKNLCVSADLESRICIVGENGAGKSTMLKLLMGELSPVSGIRQGHRNLKIGYFSQHHVDQLDLNVNSVELLLNKFPGRTEEEYRHQLGGYGITGELAVRPVASLSGGQKSRVAFAQMTMPCPNFYILDEPTNHLDMETIEALAKALNKFKGGVVLVSHDERLIRMVCKELWVCENGTVRRIDGGFDEYREILQEQFRKEGYL